The Streptomyces sp. NBC_01463 DNA window GTGTCCCGGTACCCGGCCGCGGCACAGTACCCGACGGCCCGGCCACCGCAGCGCACCGGACCGGACGGGCAGCGGGCGCGGCTCAGAAGTCGGCAGTCGTGCGCTCCTCGACGCGGGCCACCGAGTCCTGGGCGTACGCCTTCTCGTAGGCGTCGCGGATCCGCTCGATCTGCGGGTCGCGCATCCGGGCCTCGGACGCCGGGTAGAGCAGGGTCAGTTCATAGCTGCGCTCGCGCTCGATGACCCCGTTGGAGTCCCGCCACTGACCACGGCCGTCCTGGATGGTCAGCCCGTTGGGGAAGCGCGGAGTGACCTCGCCGTCGATGAACTCCAGGAACTGCCGGTCGGTCACATCGGGTTCGCCGTCCGGGCGTTCGGTGCCGAAGAACAGCCGCGTCTCGATGTAGTCCTTGCCGCGAGCCGCCGTCGCCGGCCGGGCGTCCGAGGGGGAGCCCGCGCCCAGCGTGGCGTACGCGACCGGTGTGCCCACGGCCAGGACCGCGAGGCCGGCCGCGGCGGCGGCGAGCGCGGCGCGCCGGCGCGGGCGGCGGCGGACGTCCGGGGAGGCGTCGGAGGAGCCCGGGGCGGCTGTCGGGCCGGCTGCGGAGGTCGTGTGGGGGAGGCGAGGCATGGGGAAGCCCTTCGTTCCGGGTGCGGGGGAGGCGCGCGGACGCGCGGGGCTCACTGTGGCAAGCGGCCCCCGCCGGACGGCGGCGGAACAGGGGCGCCGCACGGAAACCACCCGAACGGGCGGGCGCACATCGTGCACCCGGAACGGCCGGGCGCCTCCCGCGCGGACAAAAACCGCTGGTGCGCCCCGTGTTGCTGTTGCTAGCTTCCTGGACGTGGCGAAACTCAATCAGATCATCGCAGTGGAGAAGGGCGTCAAGTCCAAGGCTCACCAGGACCTGACGGCGGCGCATCACGGCCTCCAGAAGGCCGGTCTGCTGGCCGGGATCTCCCGGACCTACCAGCCGAAGGACGAGGAGGGCGAGCAGCTGCCGCCCGAGTCGACCCTGGTGCAGATCAAGGCCGAGGACGTGCTGCGGGAGACCGCGGCGACCCTCACCCGCCTCTTCGACGTGACCGCCACGAAGGACTGGGCGAACTGCGCGGCCCGCGCCGACATCTCGGTCGACGGGCGCGTCCTGGTGAGCGGCGTACCGGTGTCGTACCTGCTCTTCCTGGAGAAGCAGCTCACGGACATCAACACCTTCGTCCGCAAGCTCCCGGTGCTCGACGCCTCCGAGGCATGGGCCCAGGACCCGTCCACCGACTCCTGGAAGACCGAGCCGGTGCGGACCCTGCGGACGAAGAAGGTGCCCCGCAACCACGTGAAGGCGGAGGCCACCGACAAGCATCCGGCGCAGGTCGAGGTGTACTACGAGGACATCCCGATCGGTTACTGGACGACGGTGAAGTTCTCCGGGGCGCTGCCCGCGCGGCGGATCAACGAACTGCTCGACCGGGTGGAGAAGCTCCAGCAGGCCGTCAAGTTCGCCCGCGAGGAGGCCAACGGCGTGGACGTCACGGACCAGCGGGTGGGTGATGCGGTCTTCGGTTACCTCTTCGGGTGACCGACCATGGAATCCCCGGCGGCGGTCGACGCGGCCGGGGTGCGCGAGGAGCGCAAAGCTGAAACTGAAGTTTGTCGTGAAGACGCGGTTCAAGTGGAGGTTCGAGTCCTCCCCCCGGCACTTCCACACGTCCGTACGTGCCGTACGGACACGGGCCGGGGTAGCCCAAATGGCAGAGGCAGGCCGCGATCAATCTCAGACTCTTGCTCCAGACTCAGCATGCGCCGCCTATCGCCGGATCAACCGGGCCCGTGCCCGTGTGCGTCGAGATGCCGGTTCGACTCCGGCCCGCGGAGCTTCGGTCTGCGGTCGTCTAAAGGCAGGACGCGGCGACATAAAACTGATACGGGACCTTTAAAAGTGCCGGCGTGCCGTACAGGCGGCAATCACAGGGCTCGGGGGCCGGCTACGCCCCCGGGCCCGCTCCCGTTCCCGGGCCCGCGGCCGGTGCGTCGCCCGCCGTGCGCAGGGACACCCCGCGCCCGGCGAAGAAGCGCTCGAAGTCGGCCAGCGGCAGCTCCGCCGCGCGGGTACCGGCGGTCGTGCCGGACGGGTTGTGGAAGTGGACGCCCGTCCCGTCGGCGGTGCGGGACGTCACGAGCACCAGATGCCCGCCGCGTCCCGGCGCCGGCCGCCGCGGGTGGCGGATCCCGTAGTGCACCGATGCCATGACGGACCGGCCCTCGTCCAGCAGCGCCGGGATCTCCTCCGGTGCGAGATGCCGGTGGACCGTGGCGTCCAGGCCGTGCTTCTCCCGTACGTACGCGGCGAACGGGGCGTACACCAGGCCCCGGATCCCGCCGTCGCCGTCCTCCGTGTACGCGCCGTGCTCCAGGGCCCCGTCCCGTAGCGCGAAGAGCGGCGGGGCATCGGCGCCGAGAGCCATGCGCAGACATGTCATCCCGCACAGATGCCCGGCCCAGCGCGCGTACTCCGCGGGTGAACTCGCGCCCGAATCCGCCCAGGCGGGGTCGGTGGCCGGGTCGAGTCCGCCCTCGACGATCGGCCCGACGAGGTCGAACGAGGCGAACTGGGTGTGCACGGGGACCTGGCAGGTGGAGCAGCTCACGATCGGTCTCCGGTCGTCGTCGGCCGCCTTCGGCCGTCCCTGGCCGTCTCCAGTGCCCGGGGTCACTGCCGGTAGCCGGTCAGGAATCGGCCGATGCGACTGATCGCCGCATCAAGATCGTCAGCGTACGGGAGGGTCAGGATGCGGAAGTGGTCGGGCCGCGGCCAGTTGAAGCCGGTGCCCTGGACGACCTGGATCTTCTCGCGGAGCAGCAGGTCCAGGACGAACTTCTCGTCGTCGACGATCGGGTGCACCTTCGGGTCGATGCGCGGGAAGGCGTACAGCGCCCCCTTCGGCTTCACGCAGGACACCCCGGGGATCTCGTTCAGCTTCTCCCAGGCGCGGTTGCGCTGCTCGTACAGCCTGCCCCCGGGCACCACCAGCTCCCGGATCGACTGGCGGCCGCCGAGCGCGGCCTGGATCGCGTACTGCGCCGGGGCGTTGGGGCACAGCCGCATGGAGGCGAGCATGGTCAGCCCCTCCAGATAGCTGCGGGCATGCTGCTTCGGGCCCGACACCACCATCCAGCCGGAACGGAATCCGGCGACGCGGTACGTCTTCGACAACCCGCTGAAGGTGAGGCAGACCAGGTCGGGGGCGAGGACGGCGACGCTGTGGTGCTCGGCGTCGTCGTAGAGGATCTGGTCGTAGATCTCGTCGGCGAACACCATCAGGCCGTGCCTGCGGGCCAGATCGAGGATTCCGTCGAGGACCTCGCGCGGGTAGACGGCGCCGGTCGGGTTGTTCGGGTTGATGATCACGACGGCCCTGGTCCGATCGGTGATCTTCGCGGCCATGTCGGCGAGATCGGGGTTCCAGTCCGAGGCCTCGTCGCAGGTGTAGTGCACGGCCTTTCCGCCCGCCAGCGTCGTCACCGCGGTCCACAGCGGGTAGTCGGGGGACGGGATGAGCACCTCGTCACCGTCCTCCAGCAGCCCCTGCACCGCCATCGAGATCAGCTCGGAGACGCCGTTGCCGAGGAAGATGTCGTCGACACCGACCTCGGTGAGCCCCATCGCCTGGTAGCGCTGCGCCACGGCCCGGCGGGCGGACAGGATGCCGCGCGAGTCCGTGTAGCCGTGGGCCTGCGGCAGCATCCGGATCATGTCCTGGACGATCTCCTCCGGCGCCTCGAAGCCGAACAGTGCCGGATTGCCCGTGTTGAGCCGCAGCACGCTGTGGCCCGCCTCCTCCAGGGCGTTGGCGTGCTCGATGACCGGGCCCCGGATCTCGTAACAGACCTCGTTGAGCTTGCTGGACTGGCGGAATTCCATGCGGTGCCTCCCCGACCCGATTGCGATACTTGGTTTTACCAAGCTCGGGCTTGGAAAGTCCAACAACATGTCTAGACTGCGTCGCATGCCACGTCAGCAACAGCCCGCGACCCGCCCGGTCCGCCGCCGGAGTTACGACCAGTTCTGCGCCGGCGCCCGGGCGCTGGACGCCGTCGGCGACCGGTGGACCCTGCTGATCGTCCGTGAACTGCTGGCCGGTCCCCGCCGCTACACCGATCTGCACGCCGACCTCCCCGGCGTCAGCACGGACGTCCTGGCGTCCCGGCTCAGGGACATGGAGCAGGGCCTGCTGGTCACCCGCCGCAAGCTGCCGCCGCCCGCCGCCGCCGTGGTGTACGAACTCACCGAGCGCGGACACGGGCTGCTGCCCGTCCTCGCGGCGCTCGCCGAGTGGGGGGCGCCCGCCCTCGTGGAGCGGCGGCCCACGGACGCGGTCCGGGCGCACTGGTTCGCCCTTCCGCTGCTGCGCGCGCTGGAGGGGGCGGCCGGGGGAGCCGCCGGCGGGGTGGTCGATGTGCGTCTCGACGAGGGCGAGTTCCACGTCCGTACGGGGGAGCCGGTGGCAGGTGAGCCGGTGTACGGGGACGGGCCCGCGGCCCGCGCCGACGCACGCATCGCCCTCGACGCGGAGCTGTGCCTCGCCCTGGGCCGCGGCGAGCTGACGTTCGCCGAGGCCGTGAAGGAGGGGCGGATCGAGGTGTCGGGCGACGGGCCGCTGGCCGCGGAGCTGCGTGGCGCATGACGGTCGAAGTGGCGTGATTCAGCCGGTCAACTTCTGGGTAGTGTCGGGGCATTTGGGATGTCCGGGACACTGATCGAGAGGAGTTGCCCGTGAGGATCGGCAGACCGCAGGAGCGGCACGAACAGGAGCAGCAGGAGCGGCGCGAACGACAGGGGCGGCTGGGGCGAGTGGGGAAGGGGCTCGTCATCGTGGGCTGTGTGGCCGCGCTCGGCTTCGTACCGGCAGCGGCCGTCGCCACCCCCGGCAGCGGCGTGAGCGGCACCGTCGTCGCGAAGGGCACCTCGGTGGGCAAGCTGAAGGTGAAGGCGCCGAAGGGGCGTACCGACGTCACCTTCCGGACGATCACGGTCGAGCCGGGCGGCTCCACGGGCTGGCACACCCACCGAGGTCAGCTGATCGCCGTCGTCAAGTCCGGCACACTGACCCGCACCCTGGACGACTGCTCGGTCGAGGTGACGCCCGCGGGTACGTCCTTCATCGAGCCGGCCGGGGCGAAGCACCGCCACATCGGGCGCAACCTGGGCTCCGAGCCCGTCGTCCTGTGGGTGACGTATCTGCTGCCCGTGGGCAGTGAACTCTCGGACGACGCCGACGCGGTGGACTGCGGCAAGAAGAAGTAGTCCGCGGCACCCGCCCTCTGGCGCCCCGGCCGGCCATCGCGCCACCGGGCGCCGACCGTCAGCGGGCGAGTGTCTCCCCGTACGCGCCGAGGCCGGCGCTCACCAGGCCGTCGCGGAAGGTCAGCACCTCGTAGACCCGGCCGCCGATCTGGTTCCGGTAGTCGATGACCAGGGTGTCGACGCCCGCCCGCACGTCCATCACCTCGAACGCGAGGTCGGGGATCAGCTCCAGCCCGCGCGCCCAGTACGCGCGCAGTTCGGCCTTGCCGCGGACCGTGCCGGAGGCGTCCCCGGTGAACCGCGCGATCATGGGGGAGCTGAAGGTCACATCCTCGTGATAGTGCGTCAGGATGCGTTCGAGATCGTGGGAGTTCCAGTCGTCCTGCCACTGTGCGGCGAACACGCGGGCGAATGCGAGATCCATGAGTACGACCGTAAGGGGAGCATGCGTGCTGAGGCGAGGATTTTCGGCAACGGGTGAGGTCCGAGGGGTGGCTGAGGTTCAAGGGGAGGGTGAGGACGGCAGGGCGGTTGGGGCTCGTGGGGCGTCGGGGAGCGGCGGTGGCCGGCCGTGAGCGGGACGGAGTACCCCGGGGATCTCGACCCGGCACACCGAGCCGCGCTGGCCCGGGAGGTCCTGGACGCGCTCGCCGGCAGCCGCCCTGGGTCGCGTGCGGAGCTGCGCGGCTCCCTCGCCCGGGGGACGGCCGACGCGTACAGCGACATCGACCTCGCGTGGACCGTCCCCGACGAGCAGTTCGACGCGTGCGTGGCCGCCGTCCCGGAAGTGCTCGGCGCGGTCCGTCCGGTCCGCTCGGTGCGGGCCGACCCCGACCTCCTCAACTCCCGCGAACGGCGTCTGCTCTTCGTCGACTTCGAGGACCTGCCGCTGTTCTGGCGGCTGGACCTGGAGATCACCGCGCGTTCCGTAGCGGGCCTGCCCGGCTGCGGCCAGGAGGGTCCGGCGGCGCGCGGCGACGACTGGTCGCGTCCCGCGAGCGCCCTCGCCAACGGGGTCGCCGCGGTGAAAGCGGTGCTGCGCGGACAGCCGGAGACCGCCCGGGGCCTGCTGGAGCGCGGCTTCGCGCGCATCGGTGCGGCGGACCCGGCCACCGGGGAGTGGGCCGCGGACGTCATCTGCCTGGCCGACGCCGCCGCGGCGCGCGAACCGGCCCTGAACCCGCTCGCCGAGCGGGTGAGGCACCTGGCCTCCGACTGCCGGAGCACGGTCCTGTGGCAGGCCCTCCCCGAGGCCGTACGCGAGGAGGTCGACGAACTCGCCGTCCTTGACCGCACCGTCGCGGCGGTGGTGCTCGTCCGGAGATGCGGCATCGAGCCCCCGCCCGAGCTGCACGTCTGTGTGCGGCTGGTGCACGAACGCCGCCTCGCCCTCGCCGACCGGATTCCGCCACCGCCCCCGCGCGCCCCGGGCACGCCCCGGAACCCGTCCGACGACGGCCGGCGCTGAGGCGGGGCGCCGGCCGGCCCCGCGACCGGGGTGATGATGGATCCGTGCGATTCGAAGCGATCACCTGGGAACGGCTGGCGGACTCCCTGGCCGCGCACGCCGACGCGCTGAAACCGGCCGACGGAGGGCCCTGGCTCAAGATCGCCGTCGACGGGGCACCGGCCGCCGGCACCGGCGAGCTGGCCGAGTCGCTCGCGCAGGCGCTGCGACTGCGCGGCCGGGCCGTGCTCCCGCTGTCCACCGCGGGGTTCCTGCGCCCGGCCAGCCTGCGGTACGAGTACGGCAGACGGGACCCCGACTCGTACTACGGCAGCTGGTTCGACACCGGAGCGCTGTGGCGCGAGGTGTTCGGGCCGCTGGAGGCCGGGGGCAGCGGGCGGGTGCTGCCCGATCTCTGGGATCCGGTGACCGACCGGGCCACGCGGAGCCCCTACCGGCAGCTGCCCGAGGGCGGGGTGCTGGTCGTGCACGGGCCGTTGCTGCTGGGGCACTGGTTCCCGTTCGACCTGAGCGTTCACCTGCGCCTGTCGCCCGGCGCGCTGCGGCGGCGCACGCAGGAGGACGAGCAGTGGACCCTGCCGGCGTTCGCCCGGTACGAGGACGAGGTGGCGCCCGCCGGGAGCGCGGACGCGGTCGTCCGGGCCGATGACCCGCGCCATCCCGCCTGGACCGGACTTCGGCAGGACGGGTAGGACGACGGCCGTCCGGCGTCACTCCCGGCGCCTCATCCACCGTCTCATCCACCCTCCCCGTCCGGCGTCGGCCGTCCGCCGACGGTCATGACGGCCTGCGCCCCCGCCCGGCACCCCGCCGCCGCGGCCGCCGTGTCGTCGTGGCCCGCCAGCCGCGCCGCGAGGAAGCCACCGGTGAACGCGTCGCCCGCCCCGGTGGAGTCGACCGGGTCCCGCACCGGTTCCGCGGGGATCCGCCCGGTCACCGCACCCGCGGTCGCCAGCAGGACGCCGTCCCGGCCGAGCGTGACGACGGCCTGGCGGACCAGCAGGCTCAACTTCGCCGCGGCGTCCGCGGGTTCCGGGAGCCCGGTGAGCAGCCGGGCCTCGTCCGCGTTGGGCAGCAGGAGATCCACGTCCTCGACCAGCTCCAGGAACCGGTCGACGCCCAGCTCGGCGAGGAACCCCGCCGACGCCGGGTCGACGCTCACCGGGATGTTCCGCCGCCCGGCCTCCCGCAGCGCGAGCAGGGCCGTCGCGCGGCTGGCCGGAGCGAAGAGCAGATAGCCGGAGAGGTGCAGGTGGGAGATGCCGTCGAGCATCGAAGGCGACCAGTCGTCGGGGGACAGCCGCAGGACCGCGCCGCTGTCGGTGAGGAAGGTGCGTTCCGCGGCGGAGTCGACCAGGGCGACGACCGTGCCGGTCGGCGCGGCGTCGTCCACGGCCAGCAGCTCCCGCACGCCCGCGCGCCGCAGCGCATCGCGGTGCCAGGCCGCGGAGTCGGCGCCGACCCGGGCCAGCAGCCGTACCTCCCGGCAGCCCGAACGCACCGCCCAGCAGGCTGTGTTGGCGCCCGCCCCGCCCGGCCGGGTCCGGATCCTGGCCGCCGTGTCCGTACCGTGGACCAGCGCCGCACCGTGCCGGGCCACCACGTCCGTGACCACGTCCCCGATGACGAGCAGACCGCCGGTCACCGGGCGCTCCAGGCGGTGGCGATCCGTGCCGCGAGCGCCACGTTGCCGCGGACGGCCGCCAGATTGGCCTCCAGCGAAGCCCCTCCGGTGCCCCGCATCAGATGGTCGAGCAGGAACGGCGTGACGGCCTGCCCCGCGATGCCGCGCTCCCGGCACGCCGCCAGCGCCTCCGCCAGCACCCGGTCGTGCAGGACCGGATCCAACTGCTCCTCCTGCGGTACGGGATTGGCCACGATCAGTGCCGCCGGCGGGCCGCCGAGCGCGTCCTGCGCCCGCATCACCCCGGCGACCTCTTCGGGTGACCGCACGGTCCAGTCGACCGGTTCGCCCGAACTGCTCAGGTAGAAGCCGGGGAACCGGTCGGTGCCGTATCCGAGCACTCCGACCCCGAGGGTCTCCAGGCGCTGGAGGGTGGCGGGCACGTCCAGGATCGACTTCACACCCGCGCAGACCACGGTGATGCCGGTGCCCGCGAGCAGCCTCAGGTCCGCGGACTCGTCCTGTGACTCGGTCCAGCCCCGGTGCACGCCGCCCAGCCCGCCGGTCGCGAAGACGCGCAGGCCCGCTCCCGCCGCCAGGAACGCCGTCGCGGAGACCGTCGTCGCGCCGCTCGCTCCGGCCGCCAGCGCCGGTGCGAGGTCCCGGTGCCCCAGCTTGCGCATCGCCGGGTCCTCGGCGACCCGCTCCAACTGGGCCTTGTCCAGGCCGACCCGGGCCCGGCCGTCCAGCACGGCGACGGTGGCGGGCACGGCACCGGCCGACCGCACGATCTCCTCCAGCTCCTCGGCGACCCGCAGGTTGCGCGGCCGCGGCAGGCCGTGGGCGATGATCGTCGACTCCAGTGCGACGACGGGCCGGTGCGCGTCGAGCGCGGCCCGCACCTCCGCGGAGAGGACGGGCGCGTGGGGAGCGGCGCCGAGCGGCGCAGTGAGTGACATGTCCACATCTCTGTCGCGGGTGGGGCGCCTTCAAACGCGTGCCCCGACCGTGGCGGGGAGCGTCGGGGGTATCCGGCGGATTCCCGTTCCGGCGCGCGTTAGCGTCGGCCCATGCAGCCTTCGACGGATCACCTCGTCCCCCTGGATCGTCCCGTCTCCGCCGTGCGGCATTTCTACGACGACCTGGCCGCCGGATACGACCTGATGTACGCGGACTGGGAGGCGAGCATCGCGCGTCAGGCGGCCGCCCTGTCGGCGCTGATCGAGGAGGCCGCCCCGGGCGGCAGGGACCGCTGCGGCGGGGACCTCGCGTACGACGTGCTGGACTGCGCCTGCGGCATCGGGACCCAGGCCCTGGGGCTGGCCGCCCGGGGACACCGGGTCACGGGCAGCGATCTGAGCCCCGTGGCCGCGGCCCGCGCCGCGAAGGAGGCGGCCGCGCGGGGGCTGGACCTGCGTGTCACGGCCGCCGACATGACGCGGCTGCCGTACCGCGACGGCTCGTTCGATGTCGTCGTGTGCGCCGACAACTCCCTGCCGCACCTGCTCACCCCGCAGGCGGTGCTGGCCGCGCTCGGCGAGATGCGAAGGGTGCTGCGGCCCGGCGGGGTGCTGCTGCTGTCCACCCGGCCGTACGACCGGCTGCGCCGGGAGCGCCCGGCGTCCACGCCGCCGCAGGTCAGGGAGGGCGCCGACGGGCGGGTGGTCACGTTCCAGCTGTGGCACTGGAGGCCGGACGGCGAGCGCTACGACCTGGAGCACTTCCAGCTGCTGCCCGGCGAGACGCCGGACGGCGAGGTGCCGGGGGAGCGCTGGGGAGTGCGCACGAGGCGCACCTCGTACTGGGCGCTGTCCCAGGCGCAGATCGTCGAGTTCACCGCGCGGGCCGGGCTGCGGGAGCCCGTGTGGCACGAGCCGGACGAGTCGGACTTCTTTCAGCCCGTCCTGGTGGCGAGACGTCCCGAGGCGGTCGCTAAGGTGACCGGCCATGACCACATTTGATCAAGCTTCCGCCTCCTTCTCCGTGCACATTCCCGACGCCGTGCTCGAACCGGAACCGCTCGACCCCGAGCAGATCGTGGCCGGTGACCCCGAGGTCACCGGCAAGGTGCTGTGGGAGTCGACGGACGGCAAGCAGCTGCGCGGGATCTGGCAGATCACGCCCGGAGTCGTCACGGACACCGAGGCGAACGAGCTGTTCGTGGTCGTCAGCGGCCGCGCGACCGTGGCGGTCGAGGGCGGCGCCACGCTGGAGATCGGACCCGGCGACGCCTGCGTGCTGCGCGAGGGCGACCGTACGACGTGGACCGTGCACGAGACGCTGCGCAAGGCGTACCACATCACCCTCTGAACCTCTCCGAACCCTTTGACGAGGGGGTCTGCGGCTGCCGCTCGGACCCCCGGTTCAGGCCGTGGCGGTGCGGGTGAGGGACCGGCGCAGCGCGAGCGCGGCCATCGGCAGCAGCAGACAGGCGCCCGTGAGGTTCAGCCAGCCGTAGCTCGCTTGGGACACGATGACCCCGGCGAGCGCGCCGCCGATGCCCGCCGACGCGTTCATGCTCAGGTCCGACAGGCCCTGTACGGCCGCGCGGGCGGGCTGCGGTACGGAGTCGGTGAGCAGCGCGGAACCGGCGACCAGGCCCGCGGACCAGCCGAGCCCGAGCACGAAGAGGCCGGCCGCGGTCCTGCCGTGTGAGGCGCCCGCGGTCCCCGCGAGCAGTGCGGCGCAGGAGAGCAGCCCGACCGCGAGACCGATGACGGCGAGCCTGCCGATGCGGTCCGACAGCCAGCCCATCACCGGCGAGAACGCGTACATCCCGGCGATGTGGCCACTGATCACCAGGCCGATCAGTTGGAGGTCCGCGCCGTGGTGGCCGAGGTCGACCGGGGTCATCACCATGATCGAGACCATCGCGGTGTGCGAGACGGTCACCGTGACCAGGGCGAGCCGTGCCATCGGCGACGCCCGTACGGCCGCGAGGCCCGCGCGCAGCGAACGGTCGCCGGCCGACCGGTTCTCCTGCGGGGCCAGGGCACGTGCCGTGAGCAGCGGGTCGGGCCGCAGCAGCACCCCGATCACGAGGGCGGCGAGCAGGAAGATCCCGGCCGCCCAGACGAACGGGCCCGCCGTCTCCGAAACGGCGGTGCCCCGGAAGACCCGGCCCGCGGGTGCCGCGATGTTGGGCCCGAGGACCGAGCCGATCGTGGTGGCCCAGATGACGGTGGAG harbors:
- a CDS encoding pseudouridine-5'-phosphate glycosidase produces the protein MSLTAPLGAAPHAPVLSAEVRAALDAHRPVVALESTIIAHGLPRPRNLRVAEELEEIVRSAGAVPATVAVLDGRARVGLDKAQLERVAEDPAMRKLGHRDLAPALAAGASGATTVSATAFLAAGAGLRVFATGGLGGVHRGWTESQDESADLRLLAGTGITVVCAGVKSILDVPATLQRLETLGVGVLGYGTDRFPGFYLSSSGEPVDWTVRSPEEVAGVMRAQDALGGPPAALIVANPVPQEEQLDPVLHDRVLAEALAACRERGIAGQAVTPFLLDHLMRGTGGASLEANLAAVRGNVALAARIATAWSAR
- a CDS encoding sugar kinase; protein product: MTGGLLVIGDVVTDVVARHGAALVHGTDTAARIRTRPGGAGANTACWAVRSGCREVRLLARVGADSAAWHRDALRRAGVRELLAVDDAAPTGTVVALVDSAAERTFLTDSGAVLRLSPDDWSPSMLDGISHLHLSGYLLFAPASRATALLALREAGRRNIPVSVDPASAGFLAELGVDRFLELVEDVDLLLPNADEARLLTGLPEPADAAAKLSLLVRQAVVTLGRDGVLLATAGAVTGRIPAEPVRDPVDSTGAGDAFTGGFLAARLAGHDDTAAAAAGCRAGAQAVMTVGGRPTPDGEGG
- a CDS encoding cupin domain-containing protein; translated protein: MTTFDQASASFSVHIPDAVLEPEPLDPEQIVAGDPEVTGKVLWESTDGKQLRGIWQITPGVVTDTEANELFVVVSGRATVAVEGGATLEIGPGDACVLREGDRTTWTVHETLRKAYHITL
- a CDS encoding MFS transporter; its protein translation is MTNTLDAPDTPGEHGSAGGVTAAGLPALRRRTSAVLIAGQILGGLGVPVGIALAPVLATEVSGSEALSGLAPTASVTGTALLSLPLAALMTSRGRRPGLVLAYLIGAFGAGLVVLATVLESFPMLLLGMAGFGAGSSANLQARFAAADLAEPERRGRAISTVIWATTIGSVLGPNIAAPAGRVFRGTAVSETAGPFVWAAGIFLLAALVIGVLLRPDPLLTARALAPQENRSAGDRSLRAGLAAVRASPMARLALVTVTVSHTAMVSIMVMTPVDLGHHGADLQLIGLVISGHIAGMYAFSPVMGWLSDRIGRLAVIGLAVGLLSCAALLAGTAGASHGRTAAGLFVLGLGWSAGLVAGSALLTDSVPQPARAAVQGLSDLSMNASAGIGGALAGVIVSQASYGWLNLTGACLLLPMAALALRRSLTRTATA
- a CDS encoding uridine kinase, with protein sequence MRFEAITWERLADSLAAHADALKPADGGPWLKIAVDGAPAAGTGELAESLAQALRLRGRAVLPLSTAGFLRPASLRYEYGRRDPDSYYGSWFDTGALWREVFGPLEAGGSGRVLPDLWDPVTDRATRSPYRQLPEGGVLVVHGPLLLGHWFPFDLSVHLRLSPGALRRRTQEDEQWTLPAFARYEDEVAPAGSADAVVRADDPRHPAWTGLRQDG
- a CDS encoding DUF3574 domain-containing protein; amino-acid sequence: MPRLPHTTSAAGPTAAPGSSDASPDVRRRPRRRAALAAAAAGLAVLAVGTPVAYATLGAGSPSDARPATAARGKDYIETRLFFGTERPDGEPDVTDRQFLEFIDGEVTPRFPNGLTIQDGRGQWRDSNGVIERERSYELTLLYPASEARMRDPQIERIRDAYEKAYAQDSVARVEERTTADF
- a CDS encoding peptidase, with amino-acid sequence MSCSTCQVPVHTQFASFDLVGPIVEGGLDPATDPAWADSGASSPAEYARWAGHLCGMTCLRMALGADAPPLFALRDGALEHGAYTEDGDGGIRGLVYAPFAAYVREKHGLDATVHRHLAPEEIPALLDEGRSVMASVHYGIRHPRRPAPGRGGHLVLVTSRTADGTGVHFHNPSGTTAGTRAAELPLADFERFFAGRGVSLRTAGDAPAAGPGTGAGPGA
- a CDS encoding nuclear transport factor 2 family protein, translated to MDLAFARVFAAQWQDDWNSHDLERILTHYHEDVTFSSPMIARFTGDASGTVRGKAELRAYWARGLELIPDLAFEVMDVRAGVDTLVIDYRNQIGGRVYEVLTFRDGLVSAGLGAYGETLAR
- a CDS encoding nucleotidyltransferase domain-containing protein, translated to MSGTEYPGDLDPAHRAALAREVLDALAGSRPGSRAELRGSLARGTADAYSDIDLAWTVPDEQFDACVAAVPEVLGAVRPVRSVRADPDLLNSRERRLLFVDFEDLPLFWRLDLEITARSVAGLPGCGQEGPAARGDDWSRPASALANGVAAVKAVLRGQPETARGLLERGFARIGAADPATGEWAADVICLADAAAAREPALNPLAERVRHLASDCRSTVLWQALPEAVREEVDELAVLDRTVAAVVLVRRCGIEPPPELHVCVRLVHERRLALADRIPPPPPRAPGTPRNPSDDGRR
- a CDS encoding class I SAM-dependent methyltransferase, translated to MQPSTDHLVPLDRPVSAVRHFYDDLAAGYDLMYADWEASIARQAAALSALIEEAAPGGRDRCGGDLAYDVLDCACGIGTQALGLAARGHRVTGSDLSPVAAARAAKEAAARGLDLRVTAADMTRLPYRDGSFDVVVCADNSLPHLLTPQAVLAALGEMRRVLRPGGVLLLSTRPYDRLRRERPASTPPQVREGADGRVVTFQLWHWRPDGERYDLEHFQLLPGETPDGEVPGERWGVRTRRTSYWALSQAQIVEFTARAGLREPVWHEPDESDFFQPVLVARRPEAVAKVTGHDHI
- a CDS encoding pyridoxal phosphate-dependent aminotransferase, with amino-acid sequence MEFRQSSKLNEVCYEIRGPVIEHANALEEAGHSVLRLNTGNPALFGFEAPEEIVQDMIRMLPQAHGYTDSRGILSARRAVAQRYQAMGLTEVGVDDIFLGNGVSELISMAVQGLLEDGDEVLIPSPDYPLWTAVTTLAGGKAVHYTCDEASDWNPDLADMAAKITDRTRAVVIINPNNPTGAVYPREVLDGILDLARRHGLMVFADEIYDQILYDDAEHHSVAVLAPDLVCLTFSGLSKTYRVAGFRSGWMVVSGPKQHARSYLEGLTMLASMRLCPNAPAQYAIQAALGGRQSIRELVVPGGRLYEQRNRAWEKLNEIPGVSCVKPKGALYAFPRIDPKVHPIVDDEKFVLDLLLREKIQVVQGTGFNWPRPDHFRILTLPYADDLDAAISRIGRFLTGYRQ
- a CDS encoding cupin domain-containing protein, whose product is MGRPQERHEQEQQERRERQGRLGRVGKGLVIVGCVAALGFVPAAAVATPGSGVSGTVVAKGTSVGKLKVKAPKGRTDVTFRTITVEPGGSTGWHTHRGQLIAVVKSGTLTRTLDDCSVEVTPAGTSFIEPAGAKHRHIGRNLGSEPVVLWVTYLLPVGSELSDDADAVDCGKKK
- a CDS encoding helix-turn-helix transcriptional regulator, yielding MPRQQQPATRPVRRRSYDQFCAGARALDAVGDRWTLLIVRELLAGPRRYTDLHADLPGVSTDVLASRLRDMEQGLLVTRRKLPPPAAAVVYELTERGHGLLPVLAALAEWGAPALVERRPTDAVRAHWFALPLLRALEGAAGGAAGGVVDVRLDEGEFHVRTGEPVAGEPVYGDGPAARADARIALDAELCLALGRGELTFAEAVKEGRIEVSGDGPLAAELRGA